Proteins from a genomic interval of Nematostella vectensis chromosome 5, jaNemVect1.1, whole genome shotgun sequence:
- the LOC125563138 gene encoding uncharacterized protein LOC125563138, whose product MNKLVMQYSRSMWGFLQNKVSATDSGQASPGHSRRMADKKHVIAQKVSSIGSLTRLKITGRAEILPETGNGVGYLKCLVAGATTEQLLKVFPGQNSKEFKREVAVLKEINSGRDHDNLLNYRWHQEGESLDFDMGNAEGITLNSNYRVICFDYSPSMSTLRAFLRKADFTVSLETLVAIFIDVMQGVEHLHKHGVAHGNINQDTVLVCQWFECEASMNE is encoded by the exons ATGAATAAACTGGTGATGCAGTACAGCCGAAGCATGTGGGGATTTTTACAGAACAAGGTGTCAGCAACAG ACTCCGGTCAAGCCAGCCCCGGTCACAGTCGTCGCATGGCCGACAAAAAACATGTAATTGCACAAAAGGTGTCCTCCATAGGCTCCTTAACGAGGCTAAAGATCACCGGAAGAGCAGAGATTTTACCGGAAACCGGCAACGGGGTG GGCTATCTCAAATGCTTGGTGGCTGGCGCGACGACAGAGCAACTGCTAAAGGTTTTTCCAGGACAAAATTCGAAAGAATTTAAACGAGAGGTAGCAGTATTGAAGGAAATAAACTCGGGTCGAGACCACGATAATCTACTCAACTATCGCTGGCACCAAGAAG GCGAATCTCTTGATTTTGACATGGGCAATGCAGAAGGGATTACCTTGAACTCTAACTACAG GGTAATCTGCTTCGATTACTCCCCATCCATGTCAACCTTGAGGGCCTTTCTCCGTAAGGCTGATTTCACAGTTAGCCTAGAGACTCTTGTAGCAATATTTATAGATGTAATGCAGGGGGTCGAACACCTTCACAAGCATGGCGTCGCCCATGGAAACATAAATCAAGACACTGTGCTTGTCTGCCAG TGGTTTGAGTGTGAGGCTTCTATGAACGAGTAA
- the LOC125563139 gene encoding uncharacterized protein LOC125563139: MIVMQIYDLSTCQRSVMAAGRPFPSSDVFFIFLLVTVHLSRPIGLNVDKQCQVPHWGSVRTFNVCRARYFQGRVSYYNCSTSPSFNLCELRITRSDNVESNPGFPGHSLSVFYQNARSLKAATWDTEGNEALECKLNRLQDIVYSADYDLVAISETWLNSSILDTEILPNGYDIPQGQGNASVNPLSLPGAVAAVEVKLSSNKLLLVAVCYRAPDDNEFVVPFRSLTGLTGSRKYAEVLIVGDFNFPKIQWVEGSGFVNSDVGIVCEFANILSDAFLYQLVEAPTRKENILDLVLVSDINLVDSVFVEGNNCLPSDNKCIYFDFRCSAKIINSPSRSVYDFKNADFASLRGHLQTNCAAIEWDSHDVNNSLRSWKSAFLDAVDTFVPMRNVKNNQCAPWIDCDLAYAIKKKKTFWKNKVRKSKDPAVFEKFRRMRQRIKNWIRANRKAYFTRIASEVHSNAKPFWSFFKTKSSRSSFPETMLEGNNEVTGDLLKAEAFSNRFKSIFTDHSLCSFPAGTLCISHVLSNIVLSTQEVLQELQALNVNKAMGPDLIPARLLVECADAIAEPVYSLFNLSLASGDIFSEWKDANLTPIYKKGPRALFSNYRGISLLPILS; encoded by the exons ATGATTGTGATGCAGATTTACGACCTTTCTACATGTCAGCGGTCCGTCATGGCGGCAGGACGTCCTTTTCCCAGCTCCGACgtatttttcatctttttgcTTGTAACTGTACATTTATCACGGCCAATTGGCCTAAATGTGGACAAGCAGTGTCAAGTACCGCACTGGGGCTCTGTCAGGACTTTTAATGTTTGCCGTGCGCGTTACTTCCAAGGGAGAGTCTCTTACTACAACTGCTCAACTTCGCCTTCATTCAACCTGTGCGAGCTGCGGATCACAAGGAGCGACAACGTTGAGTCGAACCCTGGCTTTCCTGGGCATTCTCTCTCGGTGTTCTACCAAAATGCCAGGAGTCTGAAAGCCGCTACTTGGGACACAGAAGGTAACGAGGCATTGGAGTGCAAATTGAATCGCCTACAAGACATAGTTTACTCCGCCGACTACGACCTCGTGGCGATTAGTGAAACTTGGTTAAACTCAAGCATTCTGGACACGGAGATTCTACCCAATGGCTATGATATTCCACAAGGACAGGGAAACGCGT CCGTTAACCCGCTATCCCTTCCCGGAGCTGTTGCAGCGGTTGAAGTGAAACTGTCATCCAATAAGTTACTTCTGGTAGCAGTGTGCTACCGCGCTCCAGACGACAACGAGTTCGTCGTCCCATTCAGGTCATTAACAGGTTTGACGGGATCGAGAAAATACGCTGAGGTGCTTATTGTTGGCGATTTCAATTTCCCCAAGATTCAATGGGTTGAAGGATCTGGTTTTGTTAACAGCGACGTTGGAATTGTATGCGAGTTCGCCAATATTCTATCTGATGCATTTCTCTACCAGCTAGTCGAAGCTCCCACGCGGAAAGAAAATATTCTAGATCTAGTTCTAGTTAGCGATATAAATCTAGTGGACTCGGTTTTTGTGGAGGGAAACAATTGTTTACCGTCCGATAACAAATGCATCTATTTTGATTTTCGCTGTTCCGCCAAGATAATAAATTCACCATCCAGATCTGTTTATGATTTTAAGAACGCTGACTTTGCGTCCCTTAGGGGCCATCTACAAACAAACTGTGCTGCTATAGAATGGGACTCTCATGATGTGAACAATTCCCTCAGGTCTTGGAAGAGTGCGTTTCTGGATGCAGTAGACACCTTTGTTCCTATGCGTAACGTCAAAAACAATCAGTGCGCTCCCTGGATTGATTGCGATCTCGCGTACgctataaaaaagaaaaaaacgttttggaaAAACAAAGTGCGCAAATCCAAAGACCCTGCAGTTTTCGAGAAATTCAGGAGAATGCGTCAGCGGATAAAGAACTGGATTCGGGCGAATAGGAAAGCCTACTTCACAAGAATTGCCTCTGAAGTCCACTCTAATGCCAAGCCCTTCTGGTCCTTTTTCAAAACCAAATCCTCTCGCAGCTCCTTTCCTGAAACGATGTTAGAGGGCAACAACGAGGTCACCGGCGATTTGCTCAAGGCCGAAGCGTTTTCGAACCGTTTCAAGTCGATCTTCACGGACCACTCCCTGTGCTCTTTTCCAGCAGGCACCCTATGCATAAGCCATGTGCTTTCAAATATCGTGCTGTCTACGCAGGAAGTGCTACAAGAACTTCAAGCGCTCAATGTCAACAAGGCAATGGGTCCTGACCTTATCCCCGCAAGACTTCTTGTTGAGTGCGCTGACGCCATCGCTGAACCAGTCTACAGTCTCTTCAACCTCTCTCTCGCATCGGGCGATATTTTCTCTGAGTGGAAGGATGCTAACCTGACTCCCATCTACAAGAAAGGTCCGCGTGCCTTGTTTTCCAACTACCGTGGTATATCGCTTTTGCCGATCCTGTCTTAG